DNA sequence from the Melitaea cinxia chromosome 25, ilMelCinx1.1, whole genome shotgun sequence genome:
tattaaaactgaaataattaaattaaataaataactaaaaaataaataatacaaataaaaataataattagaaggtaaaaaacaataacaataaaatatatataaatatatatattctctctAAAAAATAACGTCCATACACCCGCCATCTGTAAAAGAGTATACAAAAATCATTAAcatgacataaataaaaaaaaggaaaacaaaCAACAGAAGTAAAACACCAATGACATGATCTACACTTGAACAGACAGAGACACTACCAGAGTATAAAGTTACATcttggagaaaaaaaaaaaaaaaaatagagataaaaaaaaattacaattaaaaaatattaggtgaaaattgataaaacaactaagaaaaaaaaaatacataataataactacATGACATTTGCATCAAGTTACTTTTGATTTTAAGTATTACATTTCTAAACGTGTGACATGACAACGAAAAACCATTTCTCTATGGAACTGTCACATCAATGTCAAATACACATTATAACATATtgggctgtatggattatagtcctttgcctttccctattggggataaattttaaaacaacttatAACATATTGTCAGAATCTGTCACAAATATTTACATGAATATATCTAAATGAATGTAAAATGACTGGAATCATtactatctttaatattttagtaaataaattgattaaattaaactcTAATGCCAATCAGTTGATTGGAAtcgtaaatatctttaatatttttgtaaataaattgattaaattaaactcTAATGCCAAACAGTTCAGGTATATTTTAAATGCAGGTAAGTACAAAATGAAATAGTGGAATTTACcttacatataaatgtatataaaaataataataaaaaaaaaaaatagaggttATCATAAGAATATACTATCAGGGTAAATACACacgaatgaatataataaattaagatcACACAAAGAAAAACGAATATAAAAACTACTTATGTTTAGCGGTTCTCTTTGTGCGCGAAAGCGCCAGTTGCTTATGTTCAGCAGGCTTGGGGGCTTCACTTTTCTCAGGTATTGGGGATTTCTGAGTATTTGAGATACTCCTAAGGTCTGACAATGTCTCCACCTTATGGCGTTCACCATCCGTTGTCACAATGTGGATACAGCCTTCACGCGTCCAGCAGTTACTGATGCCAAAACGTTGCCTCGCCTCCATAAATACCTGATGGCGAGTCCTTGTTAAAAACTCGGATTGCGTATATCCTGTACCCTTAAGTTTAGTTTTTGCGAACCAAACCTTATCGCGGACAGCAGTATCGGTGAATTTAACCACTATTGGTCTAGGCTTTTGGTCTAAAGAGCGGCCTAGGCGGTAAGAAGCCTTGATACTACTGCTTGAAAAATTAGCGAGATTAAGATGATCCGCAGCAAGGGCTGTAACTATCGCAGAGGTGTTTTCAGCTTTTTCCTCAGGCACTCCATGCAGAAGCAACATCTTACGCCTTTTCCTGGTCTCTAGGCGGTCAATCTCACCGCCCAGTAATTCGACCTGGCGTTGTAATGCATTTAAGGcagaaaaaataaatgactTAAACGACATGAACTCTGCAGCCAATGACGCTGTTGTTAGTGGGGAGTTAGAACTGACTTTATCTAAGTCTCGCTGGAAATCATTCAATTTGGTATTCACCGAATCTGAGAGAGCAGCAATTGATTCCTTCACTGTTTCCATGTCTGGTACGGAGTCGATTTTAGGGTAAAACTGGATGAAATTGACGCACCAATTACGTGAATTGacactacaatatatgtataggtGTTCCAATAGGAATTCAACAGCTGGCAGGTGGTATGCAAGATACTTAAAAgctacacataaataaaaacttagaaACTTTTGAATATagctttaaaaactttaaataaatttagagcACTTATAGATTTATGTGTTGACACTTTTCGCACCTACCCGCGAAAAACATACTGTGAAATACCAAGTGTTCACCTATTATAAATCTTGAGATAGCCCTGTGACACGAACAGACAGCAGAACGAGCAGGAGCCTTAGTTAGAAGTTCCGTTACACACAGTGGCGTGGTAAGGAACTGCGAAAATTCGCAAgataaacacatacacacacacacttgcctctataagttcgcgccaaaaatttcgTGAATTCTCCAGCGTGGTaaatatgggcaacacacgtgagtttacgccatttatGGCGTGAATctaaggaggcctatgtccggcaatggactgcgataggctgaagtgatggtgtGATGATAATGGTGATGACATTTATCTATTATCGAGTAAAAACAGAGCAAAAATTATCTGCGCCTCCTGCGATAAgctatataagtcgagttatatcaggtaaattatgtgaacagGTGAATCGTCACGAGTAGCGACTcatgttaatttttaagtattaattatggtatgtaagtaaatgtattagggctccgtttctcctacatggtgataagGGACGGAACTAGAAAAATTGGGTTGTTTTCGGATTACCTTATATTAGTACGAGCTACAGCatgatgtgtggcgcgaacttggggaggcctatgtccagcagtggactgcgataggctgaagtgatgatgacagagctaactaaaacgttaactgtgctaacgctagcaaagcaagacattctcataatcgactataaacacaataataaaaaccttgtcaccgcgatttgtaacttaaTGAGTGCCATCTGTcaccaagtagaaacatacacggtacattcgcTTTTCTTTGATCGGCGTAGTtttgctcgaaccatgagcgccatctattaacaacttgcaacatacagcgaacatgtctaggaatgttcagtcgttgattggTCTGTTAGTAATTAATCGtgttgttaagattttattatttatatataaactctgttattatagttttaaaagcgGGAGAACGGTGCttgtgtggcgacatctatcgcgcgaaatacgaaagactacaaactacgtaattagagaaaactgacgtatgctacatcgcgctatcagagttttcaaagtgattaagtatatatacaagatcccgactaCAACCGTCAGGGGCCAGTAGCctgccagacacaacacccgtctggtggaggatcctcccttttcggtGGCGGACGCGATTCTTCACACTACGTTTCACACGCATcgccaaactggtgaccccgagcatgaacatcggcgcaaccttcatcgtcatcatcacttcctcaagctttcgagcagcgagtAGCATCCAGTATCCTACGGCTTTAGCcagccagcatctacggctactacgggtatcctgaccaccagcatgcagcggacgcgcattcctggtcatcgcccacagccttctcagcgactttggcacagcacactgcacttcggccggtcagcaagcagagacgcacttctcttctggtcgacgcagcagcagCCACTACGGagcactgcaccactccgactcactggagcatatgcagcatcaccgcagacagttccgactcaccgtgaactatgcggcatctggttccgactcactggaacatcactggcccggcaagcatcaaAAGATCTATGGACGACTCAAGCagctatcgacctccggtctcggaggggagtgatgtggcgacatctatcgcgcgaaatacgaacgacta
Encoded proteins:
- the LOC123666101 gene encoding protein unc-13 homolog C-like, with the translated sequence METVKESIAALSDSVNTKLNDFQRDLDKVSSNSPLTTASLAAEFMSFKSFIFSALNALQRQVELLGGEIDRLETRKRRKMLLLHGVPEEKAENTSAIVTALAADHLNLANFSSSSIKASYRLGRSLDQKPRPIVVKFTDTAVRDKVWFAKTKLKGTGYTQSEFLTRTRHQVFMEARQRFGISNCWTREGCIHIVTTDGERHKVETLSDLRSISNTQKSPIPEKSEAPKPAEHKQLALSRTKRTAKHK